The Aspergillus chevalieri M1 DNA, chromosome 5, nearly complete sequence genome includes a region encoding these proteins:
- a CDS encoding SET domain-containing protein (COG:B;~EggNog:ENOG410PK2I;~InterPro:IPR001214;~go_function: GO:0005515 - protein binding [Evidence IEA]) produces MLWIIVRIYAGRHLEMQAKSGSHQHYPWQDKFPYGWRGMDDLRDNMDLWPQAELDIWRRQIETYLSNHQGLPDTEEVLMLVSKEESNAFGLYPGATGIIPFTDQPHKRGPQYALACYQRATMANHSCFPNITWAADERGRIVYTTSRDIAAGEECCIAYFDLSTYVDFQARQKLTKNLFTFACTCERCLKEAQNA; encoded by the exons ATGCTCTGGATTATCGTTCGGATATATGCAGGGCGCCATTTAGAGATGCAAGCCAAATCCGGCTCTCACCAGCACTACCCATGGCAAGACAAGTTCCCGTACGGGTGGAGGGGAATGGACGACCTCCGCGACAACATGGATCTCTGGCCCCAGGCGGAACTTGACATCTGGCGAAGACAGATTGAAACATATCTCAGCAATCATCAAGGGCTTCCTGATACTGAAGAGGTGTTGATGCTGGTCTCCAAAGAGGAGTCAAACGCTTTTGGACTCTATCCAGGGGCCACAGGGATAATTCCATTCACAGACCAGCCACATAAACGAGGCCCTCAATATGCATTAGCTTGCTACCAGCGAGCGACCATGGCGAACCATTCTTGTTTTCCGAAT ATTACCTGGGCAGCGGATGAGCGTGGGCGGATAGTCTACACCACATCGCGAGATATAGCTGCCGGCGAAGAATGCTGCATTGCTTATTTCGACTTGTCCACATACGTGGATTTCCAGGCGAGGCAGAAGCTGACCAAGAACCTTTTCACTTTCGCCTGCACTTGCGAACGTTGTCTGAAGGAGGCCCAAAATGCATAA
- a CDS encoding cupin domain-containing protein (COG:S;~EggNog:ENOG410PY47;~InterPro:IPR014710,IPR011051,IPR013096;~PFAM:PF07883), which yields MPQSIIIPAGFNPDGKCSQPTDCFTGNVYFDALHSDQQTSIANVTFTPCARTHWHTHPEGQFIRVVAGNGWVCDKGGVPQRLRTGDVVWAPAGTTHWHGADDNSTMTHFVVGLGKTVWHDVVTDEEYSRKE from the coding sequence ATGCCACAATCAATCATCATCCCAGCCGGCTTCAACCCCGACGGCAAATGCTCGCAACCCACAGATTGCTTCACCGGCAACGTCTACTTCGACGCCCTCCACTCCGACCAACAAACCTCAATCGCCAACGTCACCTTCACCCCCTGCGCCCGCACGCACTGGCACACGCACCCAGAGGGTCAATTCATCAGAGTGGTTGCCGGGAATGGCTGGGTTTGTGACAAGGGCGGTGTTCCTCAGAGGTTGAGAACGGGGGATGTCGTTTGGGCGCCTGCGGGTACTACGCATTGGCATGGGGCGGATGATAATAGTACCATGACGCATTTTGTGGTTGGGTTGGGAAAGACGGTTTGGCATGATGTTGTTACGGATGAGGAGTATAGCAGGAAGGAATAA